The proteins below are encoded in one region of Campylobacter helveticus:
- a CDS encoding tRNA threonylcarbamoyladenosine dehydratase has protein sequence MNDRFTRVKWLVGNENFEKIAKTRVLIFGLGGVGGICTDALFRTGFTKLTLIDADSFENTNLNRQLHSEHIGEKKAKVFEKIYNAKGIVAKVDGNFLNEFDLSEFDLIIDAIDDIPAKVALAMRVDLKRQIFVSSTGGARKLDPTRIKTTSIFKTHGDALAKKFRYELRKAGFKGDFDVVFSDEEAKCKDLGSFMGVTASFGLALASLALRKVLDKN, from the coding sequence ATGAACGATAGATTTACCCGCGTAAAATGGCTTGTAGGAAATGAAAATTTCGAAAAAATCGCTAAGACAAGAGTGCTAATTTTTGGACTAGGAGGAGTAGGAGGAATTTGCACCGACGCACTTTTTCGCACGGGTTTTACAAAGCTCACTTTAATCGACGCTGATAGCTTTGAAAATACCAATCTCAACCGCCAACTTCACAGCGAACACATAGGGGAAAAAAAGGCTAAGGTTTTTGAAAAAATTTACAATGCTAAGGGTATAGTTGCTAAGGTGGATGGAAATTTTTTAAATGAATTTGATTTAAGCGAATTTGATTTGATTATTGATGCGATTGATGATATACCTGCGAAAGTGGCTTTAGCGATGCGCGTGGATTTAAAACGCCAAATTTTTGTCTCAAGCACAGGTGGAGCGAGAAAACTTGACCCCACACGCATCAAGACGACGAGTATTTTTAAAACGCACGGCGATGCGTTAGCAAAAAAATTTCGTTATGAGCTTAGAAAAGCGGGCTTTAAAGGGGATTTTGATGTGGTATTTAGTGATGAAGAGGCAAAATGTAAAGATTTGGGCTCTTTTATGGGCGTTACAGCGTCTTTTGGTTTGGCTTTAGCAAGTTTAGCTTTAAGAAAAGTGTTGGATAAAAACTAA